A region from the Drosophila takahashii strain IR98-3 E-12201 chromosome 2L, DtakHiC1v2, whole genome shotgun sequence genome encodes:
- the Thor gene encoding eukaryotic translation initiation factor 4E-binding protein, which translates to MSASPTARQAITQALPMMTRKIVISDPIHMPEVYSSTPGGTLYSTTPGGTKLIYERAFMKNLRGSPLSQTPPANVPSCLLRGTPRTPFRKCVPVPTELVKQTKSLKIEDQEQFQLDL; encoded by the exons ATGTCTGCTTCACCGACCGCCCGTCAAGCCATCACCCAGGCTCTGCCCATGATGACCAGGAAGATCGTCATCTCGGACCCCATCCACATGCCCGAGGTCTACTCCTCGACGCCCGGAGGAACCCTGTACTCGACCACCCCTGGAG GCACTAAACTGATCTATGAGAGGGCCTTCATGAAGAATCTCCGTGGCTCCCCCCTGAGCCAAACGCCCCCCGCCAATGTGCCCAGTTGTCTGCTGAGGGGAACTCCCCGTACTCCCTTCCGCAAATGTGTGCCCGTCCCAACGGAACTGGTCAAGCAGACGAAATCCCTGAAGATCGAAGATCAGGAACAGTTCCAACTGGATCTGTAG
- the LOC108062025 gene encoding putative polypeptide N-acetylgalactosaminyltransferase 10 yields the protein MNIDLRLLVRLLIAILLASLVSTIIMGSQIHKRIVNSLAKKINQRDIPITEMPTRQLPKREIPRKVVILSQNELDVLKIQPHGKFHLPNQEAMKDWQSCPIKEHQWGTGLGELGKAAELPSANEKEAADKLYKLHGFNAKLSDFIALNRSLPDIRPLSCWKREYLEVLPNVTIIMAFHNEHLSVLLRSLTSIINRSPRELLKQIVLVDDGSNLPDLGKKLKDFVAMNFPKIVEIVRLKEHRGLIKAKVEGAKRATSQVLIFLDSHIEVNINWLPPLLEPIVVNRKIVTGPISDVILHKTFAYMKYNALTRSGFNWLLEIKELPPFYDEVELLSRPYRTPLLVGPLAIDRNYFWELGGYDEELKLVGGEQFEMSFKVWMCGGMLLYVPCSRVGQLNKEPKTSTRDNDLVARNFKRVAEVWMDEYRKYVYDSNPELYKNTHPGSLNHLKTLRTSLKCKSFDWYMNYVAADFLKAFPPEDPSHILSGSIESVAFPGFCVDSLHQKHMKPVVLSRCTGNKTEPGESQNWFLTEDHEIRLTTSEDDCLEAQGLKSKSVWLFRCHGDAGNQSWFYNRRHQWIQQGQMWVWCLEAHLNKGKEFGKVLSNNKCDKNKKSQQWKFGEVQ from the exons ATGAATATAGATCTAAGATTGCTGGTGCGCCTTCTGATCGCCATTCTATTGGCTTCCTTGGTATCCACCATTATAATGGGCAGTCAGATACACAAAAGAATAGTGAATTCCTTGGCAAAGAAAATCAACCAAAGGGATATTCCTATAACGGAAATGCCAACCAGACAGCTCCCGAAAAGAGAGATCCCTAGAAAAGTGGTAATCCTAAGCCAAAATGAATTGGATGTTTTGAAAATCCAGCCCCACGGAAAGTTTCACCTGCCAAATCAAGAAGCTATGAAGGATTGGCAAAGCTGTCCCATTAAAGAGCATCAATGGGGAACGGGATTGGGTGAACTGGGAAAAGCAGCTGAGTTACCGAGTGCTAATGAAAAAGAAGCAGCAGATAAGCTCTATAAACTGCATGGTTTTAATGCAAAACTCTCCGATTTCATTGCCCTTAACAGATCTTTGCCGGATATTCGACCTTTAAG TTGCTGGAAACGTGAATATCTAGAGGTGCTGCCAAATGTTACTATAATAATGGCATTTCATAATGAACATCTCAGCGTTTTGCTAAGATCGTTAACAAGCATCATTAATCGCTCTCCTCGCGAGTTACTCAAGCAAATTGTCCTCGTGGATGATGGCAGTAATTTACCGGATTTGGGGAAAAAACTTAAGGACTTTGTGGCGATGAACTTTCCCAAAATAGTTGAGATAGTCAGACTTAAAGAGCATCGTGGTCTTATTAAAGCAAAAGTGGAAGGAGCCAAAAGAGCCACCAGCCAAGTTTTAATCTTTCTAGATTCCCACATCGAAGTGAATATCAATTGG CTACCTCCCCTGCTAGAACCCATAGTTGTAAATCGGAAAATAGTTACCGGTCCCATTTCGGATGTAATATTGCACAAAACATTCGCTTATATGAAGTATAATGCATTAACCCGTTCTGGATTTAATTGGTTGCTTGAGATTAAGGAATTGCCGCCTTTTTACGATGAAGTAGAACTTCTTTCCAGGCCGTATCGCACACCTCTTTTAGTAGGTCCTTTGGCGATTGACAGAAACTATTTTTGGGAACTGGGAGGTTATGATGAAGAGCTGAAACTCGTGGGCGGCGAGCAGTTCGAGATGAGCTTCAAGGTTTGGATGTGTGGCGGAATGTTGCTATATGTTCCCTGCTCCCGAGTGGGACAATTAAACAAAGAACCCAAGACGAGTACAAGGGATAACGATTTAGTGGCCAGG AACTTCAAACGAGTAGCTGAAGTGTGGATGGATGAGTATAGAAAATACGTTTACGACTCGAATCCAGAACTCTATAAAAACACGCACCCAGGATCTCTTAACCATTTGAAAACCCTAAGAACATCGCTTAAGTGCAAATCTTTCGACTGGTACATGAACTATGTGGCTGCGGATTTTCTGAAAGCATTTCCTCCCGAGGATCCTTCGCATATTTTATCGGGTTCGATTGAAAGCGTGGCTTTTCCTGGATTCTGCGTGGACTCCCTGCATCAGAAGCACATGAAACCAGTGGTTCTATCCCGCTGCACTGGAAATAAAACGGAACCCGGTGAATCTCAAAACTGGTTTCTAACGGAGGACCATGAGATTCGACTGACAACGAGTGAAGATGATTGCCTGGAAGCGCAGGGACTTAAGTCTAAGTCAGTGTGGCTCTTTCGCTGCCATGGAGACGCTGGAAATCAGTCCTGGTTCTACAATCGCCGGCATCAGTGGATCCAACAGGGCCAAATGTGGGTCTGGTGCCTCGAAGCTCATTTGAACAAGGGCAAAGAATTTGGCAAGGTGTTGTCTAATAATAAATGCGACAAAAATAAGAAGAGTCAGCAGTGGAAGTTTGGAGAAGTGCAATGA
- the Pgant4 gene encoding N-acetylgalactosaminyltransferase 4 translates to MPAVSTLDFRRQDVHMAMKRRYVKRLVRKVVLFLVVIAGVSLVTTLIVERRMRQPTEVGEKLDPNGDPITPVFRAANVHPLRKKPRPPYQDRNSVVDLPKSDKLEGFRLPEPKGERKDWHDYAAMEADKKRTGFGEHGVAVKIENPDEKQMEKEMYEMNGFNGLLSDRISINRSVPDVRHEACKKRKYLAKLPNISVVFIFFNEHFNTLLRSIYSVINRTPPQLLKQIILVDDGSEWESLKHPLDEYVEQHFPNLVTIVRNPERRGLIGARIAGAKVAIGEVMVFFDSHIEVNYNWLPPLIEPIAINPKICTCPIVDTIAHGDFSYSGDYKAGARGGFDWKLLYKQLPVLPEDAVDKSMPYRSPVMMGGLFAINTDFFWDLGGYDDQLDIWGGEQYELSFKIWMCGGMLLDVPCSRVAHIFRGPMKPRGNPRGFNFVAKNHKRVAEVWMDEYKEYVYSRDHATYDDLDPGNLTRQLGIRERLKCKSFHWFMTEVAPDFLVKFPPVEPPSYASGAIQNKANPVYCLDNMGLSAEKAVGMFSCADNKTHPQPNQFWELSIHRDLRMKHQDSICLDVNEPPPNATVWMWNCHSQGGNQFWFYDRETQMLFHGEHRTRCMEGLVEDGIARVVANICDRDNGRQKWEFGFVNHTMMDDFHKGLKY, encoded by the exons ATGCCAGCAGTCAGCACTTTGGACTTCCGCCGGCAAGACGTCCACATGGCCATGAAGAGGAGATATGTGAAGCGCCTGGTGCGCAAGGTGGTCCTGTTTTTGGTGGTCATCGCCGGTGTTTCCCTGGTCACCACCTTGATTGTCGAGCGGAGGATGCGGCAGCCGACGGAAGTGGGGGAAAAACTAGATCCCAATGGAGATCCCATAACGCCCGTTTTCCGCGCAGCCAATGTACATCCCTTGCGGAAGAAGCCACGTCCTCCGTATCAGGATCGCAACTCCGTGGTTGATTTGCCCAAGAGCGACAAACTGGAGGGTTTCCGGCTACCGGAACCCAAGGGAGAGCGCAAGGATTGGCATGATTACGCCGCCATGGAGGCGGATAAAAAACGAACGGGTTTCGGTGAACATGGAGTGGCGGTTAAGATCGAAAATCCCGATGAAAAGCAGATGGAAAAAGAAATGTACGAGATGAACGGATTTAATGGTCTCTTGTCGGATCGAATATCCATAAATCGATCGGTGCCGGATGTCAGACATGAGGC TTGCAAAAAGCGGAAGTATCTGGCCAAGTTGCCCAATATCAGTgtggttttcattttttttaacgagCACTTCAATACCCTGCTGAGATCGATCTATAGTGTGATAAATCGCACTCCCCCGCAATTACTAAAGCAAATTATCCTCGTGGACGATGGCAGCGAGTGGGAGAGTCTAAAGCACCCATTGGATGAGTATGTGGAGCAGCACTTCCCAAATCTGGTGACTATTGTGAGGAATCCGGAGAGAAGAGGTCTGATTGGGGCGCGGATAGCTGGAGCCAAAGTGGCCATAGGTGAAGTAATGGTATTCTTTGATTCACACATCGAAGTTAACTACAATTGG CTCCCCCCGCTGATCGAACCCATTGCCATTAATCCCAAGATCTGCACCTGTCCCATTGTGGATACCATTGCACATGGTGACTTTTCCTACTCGGGTGATTATAAGGCCGGAGCTCGCGGTGGATTCGATTGGAAGTTGCTGTACAAACAACTGCCCGTTTTGCCCGAGGATGCGGTGGACAAGTCCATGCCTTATCGCAGTCCCGTGATGATGGGCGGCCTGTTTGCCATTAATACGGACTTCTTCTGGGATCTGGGTGGCTACGACGATCAGCTAGACATCTGGGGCGGTGAGCAGTACGAGCTGAGCTTCAAGATCTGGATGTGCGGAGGCATGTTGCTGGATGTTCCCTGCTCGAGGGTGGCACACATATTCCGAGGACCCATGAAACCGAGGGGCAATCCAAGGGGCTTCAACTTTGTGGCCAAG AACCACAAACGAGTAGCGGAGGTTTGGATGGATGAGTACAAGGAATATGTGTACTCCCGTGATCATGCAACCTACGATGACCTGGATCCTGGCAATTTGACCCGTCAACTGGGAATTCGAGAGCGGCTGAAGTGCAAGAGCTTCCACTGGTTCATGACGGAGGTTGCTCCCGACTTCCTGGTGAAATTCCCGCCCGTGGAACCACCATCCTATGCCTCTGGCGCTATACAAAACAAGGCAAATCCCGTCTATTGCCTGGATAACATGGGCTTGAGTGCCGAAAAGGCGGTGGGAATGTTCAGTTGTGCGGATAACAAGACCCATCCGCAACCCAATCAATTCTGGGAGCTCTCCATCCATCGAGATTTGAGGATGAAGCATCAGGATTCGATATGCTTGGATGTCAATGAGCCGCCGCCGAATGCCACCGTTTGGATGTGGAACTGTCATAGTCAGGGAGGCAATCAGTTCTGGTTCTACGATCGGGAAACCCAGATGTTATTCCACGGAGAGCATAGAACTCGTTGTATGGAGGGACTGGTGGAGGATGGCATTGCCAGGGTTGTCGCCAATATTTGCGATAGGGACAACGGTCGTCAGAAGTGGGAGTTTGGATTCGTTAACCACACCATGATGGACGATTTCCACAAGGGATTGAAGTATTGA
- the LOC108061995 gene encoding uncharacterized protein has protein sequence MPYHRLSILGLLLLSSAICAQPDVGYHYNRPTRPTAPSAPSGPGNVYTGHQFSALPTVHPLPPIPALPPLPTARVPIPRSRPTVISHYLPPKPVVSTYIPPPAAAPISSISFHGAPTFKPIYGPPPPPRISQPLSTLATPIVVPPTGPAPLVPEGGNLRIPFGKQALISPGESYVSNGRQLKQYAVIEIIDNDIDETPAPFLSGSSFFDRFGAHVGAPSAAGGIQIDSRANSLLLEQQQLAIQPRSQGGPPGGDAIALGSGGLGFVRLPNGNVYLGSGSLGYISGQQRVASVLEARTRSETNSDALHFGHGPLGGVDNLLRFK, from the coding sequence ATGCCTTACCACCGACTGAGTATTCTGGGGCTGTTGCTACTTTCTTCGGCTATTTGTGCCCAACCGGATGTGGGTTATCATTACAACAGGCCCACGAGACCCACGGCACCTTCGGCTCCTTCGGGACCCGGAAATGTGTACACGGGTCACCAGTTCAGTGCCCTGCCCACCGTTCATCCACTGCCACCGATCCCGGCACTTCCTCCACTTCCCACGGCCAGGGTTCCGATTCCCAGGAGTCGTCCAACGGTCATTAGTCACTATCTGCCGCCCAAGCCAGTGGTTTCCACATATATTCCACCCCCAGCGGCTGCTCCTATATCATCGATAAGCTTCCATGGAGCGCCCACTTTCAAGCCCATCTATGGACCACCTCCCCCGCCGAGGATTAGCCAGCCGCTTTCCACTCTGGCCACGCCCATTGTGGTGCCGCCCACGGGTCCAGCTCCTCTGGTTCCCGAGGGAGGAAATCTTCGCATTCCCTTTGGCAAACAGGCACTGATTTCTCCCGGGGAATCCTACGTTTCCAATGGCCGGCAGCTGAAGCAATATGCGGTTATTGAGATCATAGACAACGATATAGATGAGACACCGGCTCCGTTCCTCTCGGGATCCAGTTTCTTCGATCGGTTTGGAGCACATGTAGGTGCTCCGTCGGCGGCAGGTGGAATCCAGATAGATTCCCGGGCTAATTCTTTACtcctggagcagcagcagctggctaTCCAACCAAGATCCCAGGGAGGACCGCCTGGCGGAGATGCCATCGCCTTGGGTTCGGGGGGACTGGGATTTGTGCGACTGCCGAATGGTAATGTCTACCTGGGTTCCGGATCCCTGGGCTACATCAGTGGTCAGCAGCGGGTGGCTTCTGTCCTGGAGGCACGCACTCGATCGGAAACCAACTCGGATGCCCTGCACTTTGGTCATGGTCCCCTGGGCGGAGTGGACAACCTGCTGAGATTTAAGTAG